In Streptomyces sp. NBC_01551, one DNA window encodes the following:
- the lepB gene encoding signal peptidase I — translation MAVGARSGRDEGEERPDDAVERDAEEQEGEDEARPHRSFWKELPLLIGIALLLALLIKTFLVQAFSIPSESMQDTLQKGDRVLVDKLTPWFGSEPERGEVVVFHDPAGWLDGEPTPQPNFAQQILSKIGLMPSADEKDLIKRTIAIGGDTVECKKGGPVVVNGKELDEPYIYPGNTPCDDAPFGPITVPKGKIWVMGDHRQNSQDSRYHMQDKNQGFVPVDKVVGRAVVVAWPLTRWSTLPVPDTFDQPGIGDQKKAGALGLGAAGLAPVGLGPAALGVTGVVPLVMWRRRRLTRGRTAG, via the coding sequence GTGGCGGTAGGCGCACGATCCGGACGCGACGAAGGCGAGGAGCGGCCGGACGATGCCGTCGAGCGCGACGCCGAGGAGCAGGAGGGCGAGGACGAGGCACGTCCGCACCGTTCCTTCTGGAAGGAGCTCCCGCTCCTCATCGGTATCGCACTGCTGCTGGCCCTGCTGATCAAGACGTTCCTGGTCCAGGCGTTCTCGATCCCCTCGGAGTCGATGCAGGACACCCTGCAGAAGGGCGACCGGGTCCTGGTCGACAAGCTGACCCCGTGGTTCGGATCTGAGCCGGAGCGCGGCGAGGTCGTCGTCTTCCACGACCCGGCCGGCTGGCTGGACGGGGAGCCCACCCCGCAGCCCAACTTCGCGCAGCAGATCCTCAGCAAGATCGGCCTGATGCCGTCGGCCGACGAGAAGGACCTGATCAAGCGGACCATCGCCATCGGCGGGGACACGGTCGAGTGCAAGAAGGGGGGACCGGTCGTCGTCAACGGCAAGGAGCTGGACGAGCCGTACATCTACCCCGGCAACACCCCTTGCGACGACGCCCCGTTCGGGCCGATCACGGTGCCCAAGGGCAAGATCTGGGTGATGGGCGACCACCGCCAGAACTCCCAGGACTCCCGCTACCACATGCAGGACAAGAACCAGGGCTTCGTGCCGGTCGACAAGGTCGTCGGCCGGGCCGTCGTCGTCGCGTGGCCGCTCACCCGCTGGTCCACCCTGCCGGTGCCGGACACCTTCGACCAGCCGGGCATCGGCGACCAGAAGAAGGCGGGTGCGCTGGGCCTCGGCGCCGCCGGTCTGGCTCCGGTCGGGCTCGGCCCGGCCGCACTCGGAGTGACCGGCGTGGTGCCGCTCGTGATGTGGCGCAGGCGGAGGCTGACCCGGGGCCGTACCGCCGGGTAG
- the lepB gene encoding signal peptidase I encodes MGGTQAIRAQKDGRGGLGNVLSGIAVAIGFALFLGGFIWGAVAYQPYTVPTDSMMPTVNPGDRVLAQRIDGAEVRRGDVVIFNDSMWSDSPMVKRVVGIGGDTVKCCGQGGRLTVNGKELDEPYVERPKAGGAGSFDQSSGTAGTTGTTGATGAGGASSAPGAPDATGAVPGVASDTPFEVTVPEGNLFLLGDRRSVSIDSRAHLQEAGKGTVPRSAVSARVDALAWPSMKMVSRPKTYAALPGGISRPGPLRLQAAAVLAGAVLVVLGAAYGPLVRVRGRARRREPAGVS; translated from the coding sequence ATGGGCGGAACACAAGCGATACGCGCGCAGAAGGATGGCCGCGGCGGCCTCGGCAATGTGCTGTCGGGGATCGCCGTGGCCATCGGCTTTGCGCTCTTCCTGGGCGGTTTCATCTGGGGGGCGGTCGCGTACCAGCCCTACACGGTGCCGACCGACTCGATGATGCCGACGGTGAACCCCGGGGACCGGGTGCTGGCGCAGCGCATCGACGGCGCCGAGGTGCGCCGGGGCGACGTGGTCATCTTCAATGACTCCATGTGGAGTGACTCGCCCATGGTCAAGCGGGTCGTCGGCATCGGCGGCGACACCGTCAAGTGCTGCGGCCAGGGCGGCAGGCTCACGGTGAACGGCAAGGAACTCGACGAGCCGTACGTCGAGCGGCCCAAGGCGGGCGGGGCGGGCTCCTTCGACCAGTCCTCGGGCACGGCCGGCACGACCGGCACGACCGGCGCGACCGGTGCCGGCGGCGCGTCGAGTGCGCCCGGGGCCCCGGACGCGACGGGTGCGGTGCCGGGCGTGGCGTCCGACACCCCCTTCGAGGTGACCGTGCCGGAGGGCAACCTCTTCCTGCTGGGCGACCGGCGGTCGGTCTCGATCGACTCCCGGGCGCACCTCCAGGAGGCGGGGAAGGGGACCGTGCCCCGGTCCGCGGTCAGTGCCCGCGTCGACGCCCTGGCCTGGCCCTCGATGAAGATGGTGAGCCGGCCGAAGACCTACGCGGCGCTGCCCGGCGGCATCTCGCGGCCCGGGCCGCTGAGGCTGCAGGCGGCCGCGGTGCTGGCCGGCGCCGTCCTGGTGGTGCTCGGGGCCGCGTACGGGCCGCTCGTACGGGTTCGCGGGCGCGCGCGGCGGCGGGAGCCGGCCGGTGTCAGCTGA
- a CDS encoding NUDIX hydrolase gives MSADPAAAPRRVSRVILLDPEDRILLLHGFEPDDPADSWWFTPGGGLEGAETREEAALRELAEETGITDVELGPVLWHRYCSFPFDGRRWEQDEWYFLARTGTVRAETGLGGGLTELERRSVTGARWWTSEELLAAHETVYPTRLAGLLRTLLDDGPPAVPVVLAPEIV, from the coding sequence GTGTCAGCTGACCCGGCTGCGGCCCCCCGCAGGGTGTCCCGGGTGATCCTGCTGGACCCCGAGGACCGCATCCTGCTGCTGCACGGCTTCGAACCGGACGACCCGGCCGACAGCTGGTGGTTCACCCCGGGCGGCGGGCTGGAGGGCGCGGAGACCCGCGAGGAGGCCGCGCTGCGGGAGCTGGCCGAGGAAACCGGGATCACGGACGTGGAGCTGGGGCCGGTGCTGTGGCACCGGTACTGCTCCTTCCCCTTCGACGGGCGGCGCTGGGAGCAGGACGAGTGGTACTTCCTCGCCCGGACCGGGACCGTCCGGGCCGAGACGGGGCTGGGCGGCGGGCTCACCGAGCTGGAGCGGCGCAGCGTGACCGGGGCCAGGTGGTGGACCTCCGAAGAACTTCTCGCGGCCCATGAGACGGTGTACCCGACCAGACTCGCCGGACTGCTCCGGACGCTGCTCGACGACGGTCCCCCGGCTGTGCCGGTGGTCCTCGCCCCGGAAATCGTTTAG
- a CDS encoding DUF2469 domain-containing protein: MSAEDLEKYETEMELKLYREYRDVVGLFKYVIETERRFYLTNDYEMQVHSVQGEVFFEVSMADAWVWDMYRPARFVKQVRVLTFKDVNIEELNKSDLELPGS; encoded by the coding sequence ATGAGTGCCGAGGACCTCGAGAAGTACGAGACCGAGATGGAGCTGAAGCTCTATCGCGAGTACCGCGACGTCGTCGGGCTGTTCAAGTATGTGATCGAGACCGAACGCCGTTTCTACCTCACCAACGACTACGAGATGCAGGTGCACTCGGTCCAGGGCGAGGTGTTTTTCGAGGTCTCGATGGCCGACGCGTGGGTCTGGGACATGTACCGGCCGGCCCGGTTCGTGAAGCAGGTGCGGGTGCTGACCTTCAAGGACGTGAACATCGAGGAGCTCAACAAGAGCGATCTCGAACTTCCGGGCAGCTGA
- a CDS encoding YraN family protein — MNAKGVAQQGPARQGPTQQGAARQALAQRALGRYGEELAARRLTEAGMTVIARNWRCRSGEIDIVARDGDALVVCEVKTRREGEFEHPMAAVRPGKAERLRRLAGRWLADHGGPPPGGVRIDLVGILLPRRGAPVVEHVRGVA, encoded by the coding sequence ATGAACGCGAAGGGCGTGGCACAGCAGGGACCGGCCCGGCAGGGACCGACACAGCAGGGCGCGGCCCGGCAGGCGTTGGCGCAGCGGGCCTTGGGGCGGTACGGCGAGGAGCTGGCGGCTCGGAGGCTGACCGAGGCCGGCATGACCGTCATCGCGCGGAACTGGCGGTGCCGGAGCGGGGAGATCGACATCGTCGCGCGGGACGGGGACGCCCTCGTCGTGTGCGAGGTGAAGACCCGTAGGGAGGGCGAGTTCGAGCACCCCATGGCCGCCGTCCGGCCCGGCAAGGCCGAGCGGTTACGGCGGCTGGCCGGGCGCTGGCTCGCCGACCACGGGGGACCACCCCCGGGCGGCGTGCGCATCGACCTCGTCGGAATCCTGCTGCCCCGGCGCGGTGCGCCCGTGGTGGAACACGTCAGGGGGGTGGCCTGA
- a CDS encoding YifB family Mg chelatase-like AAA ATPase: MGFARACSVALVGVDGVVVEVQADLEPGVAAFTLVGLPDKTLVESRDRVRAAVVNSGATWPQKKLTVGLSPASVPKSGAGFDLAVAAAVLGAAEVVDPGAIADLVLIGELGLDGRVRPVRGILPAVLAAAEAGYRQVVVPEQCAAEAALVPDVSVLGVRSLRQLIAVLTDGVVPEEDPPEPAGRPDPMLAGLVVPGAGLGTGLARGVGGEGEAPDHPDLADVAGQYGARRALEVAASGGHHLFLSGPPGAGKTMLAERLPWILPPLTRQDSLEVTAVHSVAGILPPGEPLVGRPPYCAPHHSATMQSLVGGGAGVPRPGAVSLAHRGVLFLDEAAEFSTKALDALRQPLESGHVVIARAAGVVRLPARFLMLLAANPCPCGRHSLQGAGCECPASVVRRYQGRLSGPLLDRVDLRVEVEPVTRSDLLGRGGRGESTATVADRVREARDRAAARLADTPWRLNAEVPGHELRTRWPAGPGALAQAERDLERGLLTARGLDRVLRVAWTVADLRGRDRPDAPDVAVALELRTGIARGATLPPGAGS; this comes from the coding sequence ATGGGGTTCGCGCGAGCCTGCTCGGTCGCCCTCGTGGGTGTCGACGGCGTGGTGGTGGAGGTCCAGGCCGACCTGGAGCCCGGGGTCGCGGCCTTCACCTTGGTGGGGCTGCCGGACAAGACCCTGGTCGAGAGCCGGGACCGGGTGCGGGCGGCCGTGGTGAACTCCGGCGCGACCTGGCCGCAGAAGAAGCTCACGGTCGGGCTCAGCCCGGCCTCCGTGCCCAAGTCGGGCGCCGGCTTCGATCTCGCCGTGGCCGCGGCGGTGCTCGGGGCCGCCGAGGTGGTCGACCCCGGAGCGATCGCCGATCTCGTACTGATCGGGGAGCTCGGCCTGGACGGCCGGGTGCGTCCCGTCCGGGGCATCCTGCCGGCGGTCCTCGCGGCGGCCGAGGCCGGGTACCGGCAGGTCGTGGTCCCGGAGCAGTGCGCGGCCGAGGCCGCGCTGGTCCCCGATGTGTCCGTGCTCGGGGTGCGCAGCCTGCGGCAGTTGATCGCGGTGCTGACCGACGGGGTGGTGCCCGAGGAGGATCCGCCGGAACCCGCCGGGCGACCGGATCCGATGCTGGCCGGCCTGGTCGTGCCCGGCGCCGGACTCGGCACCGGACTCGCCCGGGGCGTGGGGGGCGAGGGCGAGGCCCCGGACCACCCCGATCTCGCCGACGTCGCCGGACAGTACGGCGCCCGCCGGGCCCTGGAGGTGGCCGCCTCCGGGGGACACCACCTCTTCCTGAGCGGGCCACCGGGCGCGGGCAAGACGATGCTGGCCGAGCGGCTCCCGTGGATCCTGCCGCCGCTCACCCGGCAGGACTCCCTGGAGGTCACGGCCGTCCACTCGGTCGCGGGAATCCTTCCGCCCGGCGAACCGCTGGTGGGCAGGCCCCCGTACTGCGCCCCGCACCACTCGGCCACCATGCAGTCCCTGGTCGGGGGCGGGGCCGGAGTGCCCAGGCCGGGGGCGGTCTCCCTGGCTCATCGAGGCGTGCTCTTCCTCGACGAGGCCGCCGAGTTCAGCACCAAGGCCCTGGACGCGCTGCGCCAGCCACTGGAGTCGGGGCACGTCGTCATCGCCCGGGCCGCCGGGGTGGTACGGCTGCCGGCCAGGTTCCTGATGCTGCTCGCGGCGAACCCCTGCCCGTGCGGGAGGCACAGCCTGCAAGGGGCCGGCTGCGAATGCCCGGCCTCCGTCGTGCGGCGCTACCAGGGGAGGCTGTCCGGGCCGCTGCTCGACCGGGTGGACCTGCGGGTGGAGGTCGAGCCGGTCACCCGGTCCGACCTGCTGGGCCGGGGCGGCCGCGGGGAGAGCACGGCGACCGTCGCCGACCGCGTCCGCGAAGCCAGGGACCGGGCCGCGGCGCGGCTCGCGGACACCCCGTGGCGGCTCAACGCGGAGGTGCCGGGGCACGAGCTGCGGACCCGCTGGCCGGCCGGCCCCGGAGCGCTGGCCCAGGCCGAGCGGGACCTGGAACGGGGGCTGCTCACCGCGCGCGGGCTGGACCGGGTCCTACGGGTCGCCTGGACCGTGGCCGACCTGCGGGGCCGGGACCGCCCCGACGCGCCGGACGTGGCCGTAGCCCTGGAACTCCGCACCGGCATCGCCCGCGGTGCCACCCTCCCTCCGGGAGCCGGATCATGA
- the dprA gene encoding DNA-processing protein DprA, whose amino-acid sequence MLARVALTRVLEPGEEHGGRWLRVFGAVGLMRLLTGAEVEAGTLTGVGAERLAGYRRRAVLADPRRDLAAAAASGARFICPGSPEWPSQLDDLGDARPVGLWVRGRPNLRTWALRSVAVVGARACTSYGAHMAQTLAAGLAERGWVVVSGAAFGIDGAAHRGALASGGATVAVLACGVDVAYPRGHAGLLGRIAGQGLVVGELPPGSHPTPSRFVLRNRVIAALTRGTVVVEAAHRSGSLVTARRAQRLGRLTMGIPGPATSGLSAGVHELLRGEAALVTDAAEVIELVGGIGELAPERRGPVLARDLLDPETVRVLEALPAGRLANVAEVALAAATGTDEVIGRLYELHSLGFVERQGDGWQLTRQTPGRGIQTDTPRRGGR is encoded by the coding sequence GTGTTGGCTCGGGTTGCGTTGACCCGGGTGTTGGAGCCCGGGGAGGAGCATGGGGGGCGGTGGCTTCGGGTGTTCGGGGCGGTTGGGTTGATGCGGTTGCTGACCGGGGCTGAGGTTGAGGCCGGGACGTTGACCGGAGTGGGGGCCGAGCGGCTTGCCGGGTACCGGAGGCGGGCCGTGCTTGCCGACCCGCGGCGGGATCTCGCCGCGGCCGCCGCGTCGGGCGCGCGGTTCATCTGCCCGGGGTCGCCGGAGTGGCCGAGCCAGTTGGACGACCTGGGCGACGCGCGGCCCGTCGGGCTGTGGGTCCGGGGGCGGCCGAACCTGCGGACCTGGGCGTTGCGCTCCGTCGCCGTGGTCGGCGCGCGGGCCTGCACCTCGTACGGGGCGCACATGGCGCAGACCCTGGCCGCCGGGCTCGCCGAGCGCGGCTGGGTGGTGGTCTCCGGAGCGGCGTTCGGGATCGACGGCGCCGCGCACCGGGGCGCCCTCGCCTCCGGCGGGGCCACGGTCGCGGTGCTCGCCTGCGGGGTGGACGTGGCCTACCCCCGCGGACACGCCGGGCTGCTCGGCCGGATCGCCGGCCAGGGGCTCGTCGTCGGGGAGCTGCCACCGGGGAGCCACCCCACGCCAAGCCGGTTCGTGCTGCGCAACCGTGTCATCGCCGCCCTCACCCGGGGGACGGTGGTGGTCGAGGCGGCCCACCGCAGCGGCTCGCTCGTCACCGCCCGCCGGGCCCAGCGGCTGGGCCGGCTCACCATGGGCATTCCCGGCCCGGCCACCAGCGGGCTCTCCGCCGGGGTGCACGAGCTGCTCCGCGGCGAGGCGGCGCTGGTCACCGACGCCGCCGAGGTGATCGAACTGGTCGGCGGCATCGGTGAGCTGGCTCCCGAGCGGCGTGGGCCCGTCCTCGCCCGCGACCTGCTCGACCCGGAGACGGTCCGGGTCCTCGAAGCCCTCCCGGCCGGCCGCCTCGCGAACGTGGCGGAGGTGGCCCTCGCCGCAGCCACCGGCACCGATGAAGTCATCGGCAGACTGTACGAACTTCACTCTCTGGGGTTCGTCGAACGGCAGGGCGACGGCTGGCAGTTGACCAGGCAGACACCTGGAAGAGGCATACAAACGGACACCCCCCGGCGAGGCGGTCGTTGA
- the whiG gene encoding RNA polymerase sigma factor WhiG, translating to MPQHTSGSDRAAVPPAARGSVRSTAPSSLEALWRSYKESGDERLRQQLILHYSPLVKYVAGRVSVGLPPNVEQADFVSSGVFGLIDAIEKFDIDRSIKFETYAITRIRGAMIDELRALDWIPRSVRQKARAVERAYATLEAQLRRTPTECEVADEMGIAVEELHTVFSQLSLANVVALDELLHVGGEGGDRLSLMDTLEDTAADNPVEVAEDRELRRLLARAINTLPEREKTVVTLYYYEGLTLAEIGNVLGVTESRVSQIHTKSVLQLRAKLADVGR from the coding sequence ATGCCCCAGCACACCTCAGGGTCTGACCGCGCTGCGGTGCCCCCCGCTGCCCGCGGCAGCGTGCGGTCCACCGCGCCCTCGTCCCTGGAGGCACTCTGGCGCTCGTACAAGGAATCGGGTGACGAGCGGCTGCGACAGCAGCTGATCCTGCACTACTCGCCCCTGGTGAAGTACGTGGCAGGCCGGGTCAGCGTCGGTCTGCCGCCCAACGTGGAGCAGGCCGACTTCGTCTCCTCCGGGGTCTTCGGGCTGATCGACGCCATCGAGAAGTTCGACATCGACCGCTCCATCAAGTTCGAGACGTACGCGATCACCCGGATCCGGGGCGCGATGATCGACGAACTGCGCGCGCTGGACTGGATCCCGCGCTCCGTCCGCCAGAAGGCGCGGGCCGTGGAGCGGGCCTACGCCACGCTGGAAGCCCAGCTGCGGCGCACGCCGACGGAGTGCGAGGTCGCCGACGAGATGGGGATCGCCGTCGAGGAACTCCACACCGTCTTCAGCCAGTTGTCCCTCGCCAACGTGGTCGCGCTGGACGAGCTGCTGCACGTCGGCGGCGAGGGCGGAGACCGCCTGTCGCTGATGGACACCCTGGAGGACACCGCCGCCGACAACCCGGTGGAGGTGGCCGAGGACCGCGAGCTGCGCCGGCTGCTGGCCCGGGCGATCAACACCCTGCCCGAGCGCGAGAAGACGGTGGTGACCCTCTATTACTACGAGGGGCTCACGCTGGCCGAGATCGGCAACGTGTTGGGCGTCACCGAGAGCCGGGTCAGCCAGATCCACACCAAGTCGGTGCTGCAGCTGCGGGCGAAGCTGGCGGATGTCGGCAGATGA
- a CDS encoding TetR/AcrR family transcriptional regulator yields the protein MAEHRSMQRGALLDAARSLLSEGGTEALTFPALAERTGLARSSVYEYFRSRAAVVEELCAVDFPVWAAEIEAAMEAAQSPEAKIEAYVRSQLALVGDRRHRAVVAISASELDAGAREKIRAAHGGLVAMIVEALGALGRPEPRLAAMLLQGVVDAAVRRIELGAAEDPEVVTETAVSMALRGVTG from the coding sequence GTGGCCGAGCACCGGTCGATGCAGCGCGGCGCCCTGTTGGACGCCGCGCGTTCCCTGTTGTCCGAAGGCGGTACGGAGGCGCTGACCTTCCCCGCCCTCGCGGAGCGGACCGGCCTCGCCCGGTCGTCCGTGTACGAGTACTTCCGCTCCCGCGCGGCCGTGGTCGAAGAGCTGTGCGCGGTCGACTTCCCCGTCTGGGCCGCCGAGATCGAGGCGGCGATGGAGGCGGCGCAGTCGCCGGAGGCGAAGATCGAGGCCTATGTGCGCAGCCAGCTGGCACTGGTCGGGGACCGGCGGCACCGGGCCGTGGTGGCGATCTCGGCGAGCGAGCTGGACGCCGGGGCGCGGGAGAAGATCCGCGCGGCGCACGGCGGGCTGGTCGCGATGATCGTCGAGGCGCTGGGGGCGCTGGGCCGGCCGGAGCCGCGGCTCGCGGCGATGCTGCTGCAGGGGGTCGTGGACGCGGCGGTCCGACGGATCGAGCTGGGCGCGGCCGAGGACCCCGAGGTCGTGACGGAGACCGCCGTCTCCATGGCCCTGCGCGGCGTCACCGGATAG
- the rpsB gene encoding 30S ribosomal protein S2 produces MAVVTMRELLESGVHFGHQTRRWNPKMKRFIFTERNGIYIIDLLQSLSYIDRAYEFVKETVAHGGSIMFVGTKKQAQEAIAEQATRVGMPYVNQRWLGGMLTNFSTVYKRLQRLKELEAIDFEDVAASGLTKKELLVLSREKTKLEKTLGGIREMSKVPSAVWIVDTKKEHIAVGEARKLHIPVVAILDTNCDPDEVDYKIPGNDDAIRSVTLLTRVIADAVAEGLIARSGAATGDSKPGEKAAAEPLAEWERDLLEGEKKADDAEAAPAEAAAEAPAAEAVEAPAADAPAADAEQA; encoded by the coding sequence ATGGCCGTCGTAACGATGCGGGAGCTGCTGGAAAGCGGCGTCCACTTCGGTCACCAGACCCGCCGCTGGAACCCGAAGATGAAGCGCTTCATCTTCACGGAGCGCAACGGCATCTACATCATCGACCTGCTCCAGTCGCTGTCGTACATCGACCGCGCCTACGAGTTCGTGAAGGAGACCGTCGCGCACGGTGGCTCCATCATGTTCGTCGGTACCAAGAAGCAGGCCCAGGAGGCCATCGCCGAGCAGGCGACGCGCGTTGGCATGCCGTACGTCAACCAGCGCTGGCTCGGTGGCATGCTCACCAACTTCTCGACCGTCTACAAGCGCCTTCAGCGTCTGAAGGAGCTTGAGGCGATCGACTTCGAGGACGTCGCCGCCTCGGGTCTCACCAAGAAGGAGCTCCTGGTCCTCTCCCGCGAGAAGACCAAGCTGGAGAAGACCCTCGGTGGTATCCGCGAGATGTCGAAGGTCCCCAGCGCCGTCTGGATCGTCGACACCAAGAAGGAGCACATCGCCGTCGGTGAGGCGCGCAAGCTCCACATCCCGGTCGTCGCGATCCTCGACACCAACTGTGACCCCGACGAGGTCGACTACAAGATCCCGGGCAACGACGACGCGATCCGCTCCGTCACCCTGCTCACCCGCGTGATCGCCGACGCCGTCGCCGAGGGCCTCATCGCCCGCTCCGGCGCCGCGACCGGCGACTCGAAGCCGGGCGAGAAGGCCGCCGCCGAGCCGCTCGCCGAGTGGGAGCGCGACCTGCTCGAGGGCGAGAAGAAGGCCGACGACGCTGAGGCCGCCCCGGCCGAGGCCGCCGCCGAGGCCCCGGCCGCCGAAGCTGTCGAGGCCCCGGCCGCCGACGCCCCGGCCGCCGACGCCGAGCAGGCCTGA
- the tsf gene encoding translation elongation factor Ts yields MANYTAADVKKLRELTGAGMMDCKKALVESDGDVDKAVEALRIKGQKGVAKREGRSAENGAVVSLISDDNTSGVLVELKCETDFVAKGDKFQAVANQLAAHVAATSPADIEALLASEIEAGKTVQAFVDEANANLGEKIVLDRFTQFTGGYVAAYMHRTMPDLPFQIGVLVELDKENAEVARGIAQHIAAFAPKWLSKEDVPAEVVESERRVAEEVTRAEGKPEAALPKIVEGRVNGFFKDNTLLGQAYALDAKKSVQKVLDEAGVTLTRFSRIKVGI; encoded by the coding sequence ATGGCGAACTACACCGCCGCTGACGTCAAGAAGCTCCGCGAGCTCACCGGCGCCGGCATGATGGACTGCAAGAAGGCCCTGGTCGAGTCCGACGGCGACGTCGACAAGGCTGTCGAGGCCCTGCGCATCAAGGGTCAGAAGGGCGTCGCCAAGCGCGAGGGCCGTTCTGCCGAGAACGGCGCCGTCGTCTCCCTGATCAGCGACGACAACACCTCCGGTGTTCTGGTCGAGCTGAAGTGCGAGACGGACTTCGTCGCCAAGGGTGACAAGTTCCAGGCCGTCGCCAACCAGCTGGCCGCGCACGTCGCCGCCACCTCCCCCGCCGACATCGAGGCGCTCCTCGCGTCCGAGATCGAGGCCGGCAAGACCGTCCAGGCGTTCGTGGACGAGGCCAACGCCAACCTCGGCGAGAAGATCGTCCTGGACCGCTTCACGCAGTTCACCGGCGGCTACGTCGCGGCGTACATGCACCGCACCATGCCCGACCTGCCGTTCCAGATCGGTGTCCTCGTCGAGCTCGACAAGGAGAACGCCGAGGTCGCCCGCGGCATCGCGCAGCACATCGCCGCGTTCGCGCCGAAGTGGCTCTCCAAGGAAGACGTCCCGGCCGAGGTCGTCGAGTCCGAGCGCCGCGTCGCCGAAGAGGTCACCCGCGCCGAGGGCAAGCCCGAGGCCGCGCTCCCGAAGATCGTCGAGGGTCGCGTCAACGGCTTCTTCAAGGACAACACGCTCCTTGGCCAGGCGTACGCCCTGGACGCCAAGAAGTCCGTCCAGAAGGTTCTGGACGAGGCCGGTGTCACCCTGACGCGCTTCTCGCGCATCAAGGTCGGCATCTGA
- the pyrH gene encoding UMP kinase: MNQGVDPHTASDDKSDHEKKGRRFMLKLSGEAFSGGGGLGVDPDVVHAIAREIAAVVRDGAEIAVVIGGGNFFRGAELQQRGMDRARSDYMGMLGTVMNCLALQDFLEKEGIDSRVQTAITMGQVAEPYIPLRAVRHLEKGRVVIFGAGMGMPYFSTDTTAAQRALEIDAEALLMGKNGVDGVYDSDPKKNPDAVKFDALEYSEVLSRDLKVADATAITLCRDNKLPILVFELLAEGNIARAVKGEKIGTLVSDQGTRA; the protein is encoded by the coding sequence ATGAATCAGGGCGTAGACCCCCACACCGCTTCCGACGACAAGAGCGACCACGAGAAGAAGGGCCGCCGCTTCATGCTGAAGCTGTCCGGCGAAGCCTTCTCCGGCGGTGGCGGCCTGGGTGTCGATCCCGACGTCGTGCACGCCATCGCCCGTGAGATCGCGGCCGTGGTCCGCGACGGCGCGGAGATCGCGGTCGTCATCGGCGGCGGCAACTTCTTCCGCGGCGCCGAGCTCCAGCAGCGCGGCATGGACCGTGCCCGGTCCGACTACATGGGCATGCTCGGCACCGTCATGAACTGCCTCGCGCTCCAGGACTTCCTGGAGAAGGAGGGCATCGACAGCCGCGTCCAGACCGCCATCACCATGGGCCAGGTCGCGGAGCCGTACATCCCGCTGCGCGCCGTGCGCCACCTGGAGAAGGGCCGCGTCGTGATCTTCGGCGCCGGCATGGGCATGCCCTACTTCTCCACCGACACCACGGCCGCCCAGCGTGCCCTGGAGATCGACGCCGAAGCCCTGCTCATGGGCAAGAACGGTGTCGACGGGGTCTACGACTCCGACCCGAAGAAGAACCCCGACGCGGTGAAGTTCGACGCGCTGGAGTACAGCGAGGTGCTCTCCCGCGACCTCAAGGTCGCCGACGCCACCGCCATCACGCTGTGCCGCGACAACAAGCTGCCGATCCTCGTCTTCGAGCTGCTCGCCGAGGGCAATATCGCCCGCGCCGTCAAGGGTGAGAAGATCGGCACGCTCGTGAGCGACCAGGGCACCAGGGCCTGA
- the frr gene encoding ribosome recycling factor, which yields MIEEILLEAEEKMEKAVVVAKEDFAAIRTGRAHPAMFNKIVADYYGAITPINQLASFAVPEPRMAIVTPFDSSALRNIEQAIRDSDLGVNPSNDGRIIRVTFPELTQDRRKEYIKVARTKAEDSKVSIRAVRRKAKDALDKLVKDKEAGEDEVRRAEKELDDTTAKYVAQVDELLKHKEAELLEV from the coding sequence GTGATCGAAGAAATCCTCCTCGAGGCCGAGGAGAAGATGGAGAAGGCCGTCGTCGTCGCGAAGGAGGACTTCGCCGCGATCCGCACCGGTCGTGCGCACCCGGCGATGTTCAACAAGATCGTGGCGGACTACTACGGTGCCATCACGCCCATCAACCAGCTCGCCTCGTTCGCGGTTCCCGAGCCGCGCATGGCCATCGTGACGCCGTTCGACTCGTCCGCGCTGCGCAACATCGAGCAGGCCATCCGCGACTCCGACCTCGGCGTCAACCCGAGCAACGACGGCCGCATCATCCGGGTGACGTTCCCCGAGCTGACGCAGGACCGCCGCAAGGAGTACATCAAGGTCGCGCGCACCAAGGCCGAGGACTCCAAGGTCTCGATCCGCGCCGTCCGCCGCAAGGCCAAGGACGCCCTCGACAAGCTCGTCAAGGACAAGGAAGCCGGCGAGGACGAGGTGCGCCGCGCCGAGAAGGAGCTCGACGACACCACCGCCAAGTACGTGGCGCAGGTCGACGAGCTGCTCAAGCACAAGGAAGCCGAGCTCCTCGAAGTCTGA